The Choloepus didactylus isolate mChoDid1 chromosome 15, mChoDid1.pri, whole genome shotgun sequence genome segment GCTGTGCTCTGCTATGAAATAAGCTCAAAAGTTATAAAACTGTGCATAGCAAGCTACCATTTATGTAAGGAACAAGTTAGGGAAGATACATGTACACATAGTACATATATAGAAACTCTCTGGAAGGAGACACAAGAAACATGTTCTAGGAAGCAGGGATGAGATGAGATgaaaatttaatattcattttgatGCTACTTTAGCCTTAAGTacatttgaaaatgaaagcatgaggggagtgaagggagaaaaaatattcatttcttttcaaatattcttcGACTAGTGTTTTACAACTCTGGTTGCTCACCAGAATCGCCTGGGAGCTTTAAAACATACTAACACCCAGGCCCCACCAGCATCTGACTCAACTGATCTGGGATGGGACCCTGAGTATCAGTGTTTTTTAAAGAACTCTAGATGATTCTATTTGCAGCCAGAATTACGAATCAttgactttttctgtaaaggaccagaaagtaaatattttaggttttgtgggccaCATAGGTctctgtgcatttttaaaaaatcctttaaaaatgtaaaaaccattcttagttcCTAGGCAATACAAAAATAAGCCATGGGCTGGATTTGACCCATGGGCCCTTTTACCAACCCCCTATTTATACTATTCTAGCACAGGCTGGCATATTGCCTGGAGAAGGTACCATGAGACCATGAGGTGTGGCCAAGAAGAGCCAGCAAGCTGCTGCCTAGAAGCCTCTGCAAGTGAACTCACCAGGTCTGAACCCCAACCCTCTAACTGGCACCCAAAGTGCTCTGGTTTGGGTGGAAGGTAAGAGGGCTTTGGACTCGGTAATAAAACTCCCAGACACATTATAAGTCAGCCagtttattattttatactaACATGTAACTTTTACCATGCAGACTGAAATACCTACGTCAGCACGAACAGTGCATTTTCTTCCTAGAGGCAGTTACATGGAAAACCAGGTTATTACCAGGTTATTTAGTAAGCATGGAATCCAAGCAAGGGGAGGCTAATCTTAAGACCCACAAGACATCCATGAGAGCTTGGGGCACCCTTTCCCACCACTGGAACAGCCCAGCCTCTGAGAGCTTGCTgactcttcccttccctccttagAGTACTGCCAAAGGTCACTTCGCACAGCTTTACAATCAGCCAGTTTAGCCTAGGAGCCATATCTCTGCTCACTGTTTTATGTCATTAACTCCAATGTTAGTTAATATTTAAGGTTCTCAAGAGAACCCATGCTCCCATCATCAATTGCTCCTATGTACCAACTATGAGACACAATAATCCTGTTAGGATGCTCTCCCAACCACACTATACTCTCCAAAGGTTCCTGTCATCTCTGTTAGCATATACCTAGATTACATATAAATTAATTTGACTAATGTAAACTAATTCCTACCAAAGCCTGAGGTTTATAGAGATAGCTTTTCTCCCCCACTTTCTTGATCAATGATTCCCAACCGTGTAAGAGCTAATGAAACCAATTTTGTCATTACTGCTACCAAGACAGGAATACCAAGCGATACGTACTTTTCAGAATAAATTAATGTTATTTTGTTCTCTAAATGTAAAAACAAGAAGATGCGGTCCTCAATGTTTTAAGAGCTTCCTGAGAATCAGCAATCTTAAATTAGAACATTTAAGCACTTAATGCTCAATATTAATAAGAACCAAGTTGCAGAAAAAAGCTTttcaacaacagaaaaatctatgctttcaaattaaaaaaaaagtcatttattgCAAACATTAtgtaataatgataaaattacagtaaaaatTTTCTGACTGACCTATAACATTCACACCACACCAAATTCTGCCTGTAACAAAGCAGCGAATTTTATCCCAAAAAGTAGGTAGATCCATGCTAGCTGAAAACTTCAGTCCAAGACCCAATGAATAAAGTACAAAATACATATTGCATGCTTAACAGACACATAAGTATACATTAACCATTATTTTAACTTCCCCTCACCAGGGCTTTGCGGATGGGTAGGAGGGAGGAAAAGTGAACCACATGTGTACTCATAATAGCAGAATTCTCctccaaataaattataaaaattcacACGTGACCTTTATTATGTCTTGGACAATGGTTAAGATTTTTTGTCTGTGGGAACCTGCCTCTGAAAATTACAACAAAAATCAATAGGAAATgatttaatataaaatacacaaatttctCAGTATGAGGACTTTCACAGAACAGGGAGAAGGCGACAAGTAAaacaaattttcttaaaaaatgacACTCCCTTTAGCTTGTCCCTGCTACACAATACTCATAAACAAATCTGTACAAAACTAGGATCACAGAAAAGGACCAGGGAGGATGTTAAGTTGCAAAGTCTTAAGATCTACTCTAAATTGCTGCCCTCACCCAGACCTCCCCTAAGAGAACTGAGGGCTCCTAGGTCCACTGGGGAAAGTGAGTGGTCTCACATCATCACCCCTGCGTCACCACGGATGGCCCCAGGTCACTCGCTATCAAATTTAATGGAATTGACCTGGACGGAGATGGAGCCTCCCCGGTAGCTGCCCCGCTTCTTCTTGGTTTTCTCATGCCGGAAGGATTTGCCTTTGGTGAACTTCAGAACCTGATTGGCTCGCTCCCCCCAGTCTCCAGCTGCACCTCGCTGGTAGGGAGAGAGAGGTTATTACGACACAGAAACCCAATAGTGAGGCCCTTTCTTCTTCACTTTCTTCTCATTCTACTCCCTGCTCAAGGCAACCTGAACCCGCAGAGCATCCCACCAACCTGAATCAAAAGCTGTCCTCTCTTCTACCCCACTCCCCTAGAGAATGGAGAATACCCTCTCTTCACCTTGGCGTCAAAGGAGTTGTCTGCCACTCGCTCATCCACCTCAATTTCTTCTTCCCTGACCCTTCGGAATGGAGATGATGCCCTTTTCTCTACCTAGAGAAGAATAAAGTAGGAAATTAATGATGGAGTGGTCAAGTAACAGAAGAGCCCTCCAGAACTACACACAAGTGCAGGTAAGGCCAGGGAGAGGGCTGTCAAGATCATCCcgatttttctttctactcttacAGGGCTAGATCCGGAGAGGAAAGTGAGACAACTTACTTTCTTCCTTTTAGGAAATGTATTGGGGGTCTGGAGCTTCAGTTTTTTGACCTGAGGAGTCTCTGCCTCCTTGGCAGCTTCAGTCTGCTTCCGCTTCTTTCCTGAACCTACAAAATAAAAAGCCAGACTCAGGACCAATTTCCTACTTCTCTTCCCAGGATCCTACACTGAGAGCCTGCAACTGGAAGCCTAGTGGTAGGCCTCCTTTCCCTACCCCATACCCCAAGATTATATCCTATCCTGACTTTGGGGGTACAAAAAACAGAAGGTAGGTTCTTTGGATACAAACCTGGCTTGGAAACTGCCACTgtcacctgtttcttttcttcctcctcctcctcgtcttCCTCATTGTTGTCCGTGACTGCTTTTCCATTATGGGCAGTCAGTGCAGACGTGCCATTGGCCTTGGGTACTTGCGGATTTGGTGTACCCTTGCCCTTtggcttctcctcctcctcctcttcctcctcactaGAGTCATCAGAGGAAGAACTGCTATTGCCCTCAGCCTTTACTTTCTTTTTGGAGGCCAACTTGGAAGGGGCCACAGCTCCTGCTACCTTCTGCGGCTTCTTTTTAATTGTGAGTTTAgatgtctttttttcctcttcctctttgtcaCTGCTGGAGCTGTCTGAATCAGAGCTACTAGCCTCACCACCCTGAGGGGTCTGTTTGGCAGGGAGAGATGCAGCTGCTTTGGCCATCACCTTGGACTTAGGTTTGGCCACAGTCTttgttgttttctccttttcctcctcctcctcctcactagAACTGCTCTCTTCCTCGCTGGAGCTGCTATCAGCCTTTCTGACCAGAGGCTTCTGACCACTGCCTGGAGATGGCTTGGGAGTCACAGCTGCTTTGGCTGCAGGCTGTTTGGTAGTGGCAGTTGGCTTACTTGAAGGATTCTTGGTGATGCTGACTGGCTTGGCAGGAGTTTCATCCTCAGAGCTGTCGGAGTCTAGACAGAGAGGGGGACAGGATGAGCAGCTCCCCAAATCAGACTCAAGGAAGACCCAGGGAAGGAGTATTCCACTGCTGCTCTGAGGGCCTCCACATGACTCACCTGAGCTGTCTGAAGAACTTTCTGCTGCCTTTTTTGCTGGAGCTGGTTTAGTGGTTGCTTTAAAGATGACTGTCTTAGCCGGGGGAGTCTTTTCTTCCTCAGAACTTGAATCTGGGAAGAACCTGTGGCATTACACTGGGTCTAGAGTCCCAACCCAACCAGAAGAACAACAGTGGAAAGGAGGATGCCAAAACACTTACAGAGCCTTAGGCCTGTCTTTATTCAATGAAAAGCAACAGAGGAAGAAGCATTTCTACCTTCTCAATTCCTCATACGATACCCCCAAACTCATTTTTAGAGGGAATCTGCATCCCTCTGACTCACCAGACTCATCACTGCTCTCCTCACTGCTTTCTTCCGGCTGTTTCTTCTCTGTAGCTTTCTTGGGGGGCTGGGTCCCCAGGGACTTCTTTGGTGGGGGAGCAGAAGGTGGGGGGACTGAACTGTAAGGACCTGTTTAAGAGGAACAGTgtggtcatttaaaaatatgtgcataAATTCTTTGACACTACTTTCACAGGTAGAGCTTAATTCCCTTTCCCTTTTGAATGTGGGCTAGAATGAATTAGCAACTTGCTTCTGACAAATGAAACATGGCCAAAAAATACTGTATGTCACTTCCAAGTCTGGGTCATAAAAGGCACCGCAGCTTCCTCTTTGCCCTTTCTTGGATCACGTGCTCTAGGGCTCCAAAGAAAGGTCCAGCTGGCGACTGCAGAGGTACTCCTGCAACTGGGCCCTGAACAGTCAGGCAGCTTGACTCCCTCAGTCCAGTCACCTGGTTTTTTCTTCATGGCTTTTTTCtgttcctcttcctcctcactgGAGGAGTCCTCACTGCTAGAACTCTTCTGCGTAGGGGCGGAAGCTGCTTTCACGGGGGCCTTGGCTGCAACTTGCTTTTTAGGTACAGTCTGaatcaaagagaaaatcaattacCCCAGGAAAATGCTGATCCAACCAATCCTGCCAGGGAATTGAGACACCCCTGTCCCCAGCTACCTCTTCCCTGGCAAAAGTTACGGCCCAAACCTTCTTGGAAATTGGTGCTGCCTTCTCCTTCTCTGAGTcatcactgctgctgctgctgctgctgctactgctactgctgctgctgctagcTGCTTTGCTGTTTGTTACTTTAGGAGCTGCCCGAGCCGGTGTGCctggaggaaaaagaaacagtataAGGAATACCAAGGCAAGTCAAGAGCCATGAAAACCCTCCTTCCTATTAGTTAAGAACATAGAAGTCTTTTAATTCTCTTGTCTTTAGAGCAATCATAATGCAGACTGCAAAGGTTACTGatgcaaataatttaaatatgcCCTCTGAAGTCTTCCACTCCAAAttccattcagagaagcttctGTAAATGAACATAACTTCCATCACAAGACAAAGTGCGTATGAAAAAAACAATTCTCATTTTTCCTATGTAAAgaaaggcagagaataaaaaggaataaaaatggtaCTGAAAAGCACAAAGTGGTCAGTGGAATGGGATTTGTAGGAACAAAAATGTCTATGAAATTTAACTAAAAAATGCTAAACAggtaccattttattttttttaaatgttttccttgCTATAATGACTGTTTCTCTGTTTCCTAGCCCTTaattatagaattttattttgtaacaaaaagtttccttaaaaaaaaaataataacaacattaCATCTAGTTCAACAACCAATACAATTTCAACTCCGTGCCTAAGGAGCAGTTTTAATAGTCGTCCCCAGAGCAACCATTCCGCAGGCTGGCATCTTAGAACAGAAACAGTACCTGGTTTGGCTGGAGCTTTGGCCTGTGCTTTCGCTGCCACAGATGTTGTCTTTGGCTTCTGGTTCTTTGGTGCCTCATCCTCTGAGCTTGAGTCAGAATCAGATTCAGCGCTCTTGGCCTTCTTGGGAGGAATGTTAGCTGCCTTGGCTTGGGGCTTAACTCCTTTCTGTTAGAAAACACATAAGGAAGGAAATCAGCAAGAACTTTACGTAGCCAAGAATTGGAAGGCTTTCTAGGCCCCTTTTATCTTTTAGAGGCTACTGGAGCAACAAAAGTGAGGAAAAGCTAAGCAGGAATACATATGGAAAGGGCAAGAAAATCTTAATAAGCAGCAAAAAGTTCAGCTACTTGATACATTGGCCTTGCTCTCCCATTTCCTGCAAGAGCTTGCAACACCCGTTTACAAACATACTCTCTTACTCCCAAAGCCCTAGACAACGCTGAGAAATCCAAATCCCCAGGATAGCAGAATGGGGTTGATTTCCTTTAGATTCAGAGCCCTACTTCATTCTCATACATCCCTTCTACACCTCATACTT includes the following:
- the NOLC1 gene encoding nucleolar and coiled-body phosphoprotein 1, coding for MADIGLRRVVPSDLYPLVLGFLRDNQLSEVANKFAKATGVTQQDANASSLLDIYSFWLKSAKAPKRKLQVNGPVAKKAKKTSSSDSSEDSSEEEKAQGPPAKKAAVSAKLPGKAVAKVSESSSSEESSDDDEEAEEDKKKKPVQKGVKPQAKAANIPPKKAKSAESDSDSSSEDEAPKNQKPKTTSVAAKAQAKAPAKPGTPARAAPKVTNSKAASSSSSSSSSSSSSSSDDSEKEKAAPISKKTVPKKQVAAKAPVKAASAPTQKSSSSEDSSSEEEEEQKKAMKKKPGPYSSVPPPSAPPPKKSLGTQPPKKATEKKQPEESSEESSDESDSSSEEEKTPPAKTVIFKATTKPAPAKKAAESSSDSSDSDSSEDETPAKPVSITKNPSSKPTATTKQPAAKAAVTPKPSPGSGQKPLVRKADSSSSEEESSSSEEEEEEKEKTTKTVAKPKSKVMAKAAASLPAKQTPQGGEASSSDSDSSSSDKEEEEKKTSKLTIKKKPQKVAGAVAPSKLASKKKVKAEGNSSSSSDDSSEEEEEEEEKPKGKGTPNPQVPKANGTSALTAHNGKAVTDNNEEDEEEEEEKKQVTVAVSKPGSGKKRKQTEAAKEAETPQVKKLKLQTPNTFPKRKKVEKRASSPFRRVREEEIEVDERVADNSFDAKRGAAGDWGERANQVLKFTKGKSFRHEKTKKKRGSYRGGSISVQVNSIKFDSE